In one window of Hevea brasiliensis isolate MT/VB/25A 57/8 chromosome 10, ASM3005281v1, whole genome shotgun sequence DNA:
- the LOC110637601 gene encoding probable calcium-binding protein CML41, translating to MATEKLPKPSKWFSSKGLSLSYQHLRSKSSSSRRLDYVPSSRLSSPDSPTSPKIVNNNAISRQEELRQVFGYFDGDGDGKISALELRAYFGSIGEYMSYEDAQGVIQELDTDGDNLLDFHDFLRLMKRGADQEDLKKAFEMFELEKGDGCITPRGLQRMLSRLGDTKSLDECVAMIQVFDADGDGVLDFQEFNQMMA from the coding sequence ATGGCCACTGAAAAACTCCCAAAACCATCCAAGTGGTTCTCTAGCAAGGGCCTTAGCCTCAGCTACCAGCATCTCCGTTCAAAATCTAGCTCTTCAAGAAGATTAGACTATGTTCCCAGCTCAAGATTAAGCTCTCCTGATTCTCCCACCTCACCAAAAATTGTTAATAATAATGCAATTTCTAGGCAGGAAGAGCTAAGACAAGTGTTTGGTTATTTTGATGGTGATGGGGATGGAAAGATTTCAGCCCTTGAACTTAGGGCATACTTTGGCTCCATTGGAGAGTACATGTCTTATGAAGATGCTCAAGGGGTGATCCAGGAGCTTGACACAGATGGGGATAATTTATTGGATTTCCATGATTTCTTGAGGCTAATGAAGAGGGGAGCAGATCAAGAGGATCTCAAGAAAGCCTTTGAGATGTTTGAGTTGGAAAAGGGAGATGGATGCATAACTCCAAGAGGGTTGCAGAGAATGTTGAGTCGCTTAGGAGATACAAAATCTTTGGATGAGTGTGTGGCTATGATTCAGGTTTTTGATGCTGATGGTGATGGTGTGCTTGATTTTCAAGAGTTTaatcaaatgatggcttaa
- the LOC110637619 gene encoding probable vacuolar amino acid transporter YPQ1 isoform X1: MSLAYCAKEQKPCVRWVEKYFKDCLCNLKDEFSFGFGLISLVCWGVAEIPQIITNFRTKSSHAVSLLFLLTWVAGDVFNLVGCLLEPATLPTQFYTALLYTTSTVALVLQGFYYDHIYRWWKYQKVDARQQVEDDDKKPLKQSKLADSGIPIPKASSRATPCREYYYTSARSMAGSGTPPFRSYLKAVRSGPSAMGLDNESSSDDEVDPVSAESASQPRPIPRSAGYGTFLATTLNLPLQSKALTDAYIGFTSRRLLHEGSGMEHSAFGQWLGWLMAAIYMGGRIPQIWLNIKRGSVEGLNPLMFIFALMANLTYVLSILVRTTEWDSIKANMPWLLDAAVCVALDLFVSLPCIFLQNAIYPFLSLPFSVTFFLLF, encoded by the exons ATGTCTCTTGCCTATTGTGCTAAGGAGCAGAAACCTTGTGTACGTTGGGTTGAGAAGTACTTCAAGGATTGCCTTTGCAATCTAAAAGATGAATTCTCTTTTGGTTTTGGGCTCATTAGTCTAGTTTGTTGGGGAGTTGCAGAAATCCCTCAAATCATCACCAACTTTCGCACCAAGTCCAGCCATGCAGTCTCCCTTCTTTTTCTCCTCACTTGGGTTGCTGG AGATGTTTTTAATCTTGTGGGCTGCCTTCTGGAACCAGCAACG CTGCCCACTCAGTTCTACACTGCCCTG CTCTACACGACAAGCACAGTAGCATTAGTGTTGCAGGGTTTCTACTATGATCATATCTACAGGTGGTGGAAATACCAGAAAGTGGATGCTAGGCAACAG gttgaagatgatgacaaAAAACCACTGAAACAATCCAAGTTAGCTGATTCAGGCATTCCCATACCCAAAGCCTCATCTAGAGCAACTCCTTGTAGGGAGTATTACTACAC TTCAGCTAGATCAATGGCAGGGAGTGGTACTCCACCGTTTCGAAGTTACCTTAAAGCTGTCAGAAGTGGTCCTTCAGCTATGGGACTTGACAATGAATCATCCTCAGATGATGAAGTAGACCCTGTTTCAGCTGAATCTGCTAGCCAGCCTAGGCCAATTCCACGATCG GCTGGTTATGGAACATTTCTAGCCACAACCCTCAACCTGCCCTTACAAAGCAAGGCTTTGACAGATGCCTACATTGGATTTACCAGTAGAAGACTTTTACAT GAAGGCAGTGGAATGGAGCACAGTGCTTTCGGACAGTGGTTGGGATGGCTTATGGCAGCTATATATATGGGTGGCAGAATCCCTCAAATCTGGTTAAAC ATTAAGAGAGGGAGTGTTGAG GGCTTAAATCCTCTGATGTTTATCTTCGCATTGATGGCAAATCTCACTTATGTGTTAAG TATTCTTGTTAGAACTACCGAATGGGATAGCATCAAAGCTAACATGCCATGGTTGCTAGATGCTGCCGTCTGCGTGGCACTCGACTTATTTGTATCCTTGCCTTGTATTTTCTTGCAGAATGCTATATATCCTTTTCTTTCCTTGCCATTTtcagttactttttttttattattttga
- the LOC110637619 gene encoding probable vacuolar amino acid transporter YPQ1 isoform X2, translating to MSLAYCAKEQKPCVRWVEKYFKDCLCNLKDEFSFGFGLISLVCWGVAEIPQIITNFRTKSSHAVSLLFLLTWVAGDVFNLVGCLLEPATLPTQFYTALLYTTSTVALVLQGFYYDHIYRWWKYQKVDARQQVEDDDKKPLKQSKLADSGIPIPKASSRATPCREYYYTSARSMAGSGTPPFRSYLKAVRSGPSAMGLDNESSSDDEVDPVSAESASQPRPIPRSAGYGTFLATTLNLPLQSKALTDAYIGFTSRRLLHEGSGMEHSAFGQWLGWLMAAIYMGGRIPQIWLNIKRGSVEGLNPLMFIFALMANLTYVLSILVRTTEWDSIKANMPWLLDAAVCVALDLFIILQYIYYRYIHQKS from the exons ATGTCTCTTGCCTATTGTGCTAAGGAGCAGAAACCTTGTGTACGTTGGGTTGAGAAGTACTTCAAGGATTGCCTTTGCAATCTAAAAGATGAATTCTCTTTTGGTTTTGGGCTCATTAGTCTAGTTTGTTGGGGAGTTGCAGAAATCCCTCAAATCATCACCAACTTTCGCACCAAGTCCAGCCATGCAGTCTCCCTTCTTTTTCTCCTCACTTGGGTTGCTGG AGATGTTTTTAATCTTGTGGGCTGCCTTCTGGAACCAGCAACG CTGCCCACTCAGTTCTACACTGCCCTG CTCTACACGACAAGCACAGTAGCATTAGTGTTGCAGGGTTTCTACTATGATCATATCTACAGGTGGTGGAAATACCAGAAAGTGGATGCTAGGCAACAG gttgaagatgatgacaaAAAACCACTGAAACAATCCAAGTTAGCTGATTCAGGCATTCCCATACCCAAAGCCTCATCTAGAGCAACTCCTTGTAGGGAGTATTACTACAC TTCAGCTAGATCAATGGCAGGGAGTGGTACTCCACCGTTTCGAAGTTACCTTAAAGCTGTCAGAAGTGGTCCTTCAGCTATGGGACTTGACAATGAATCATCCTCAGATGATGAAGTAGACCCTGTTTCAGCTGAATCTGCTAGCCAGCCTAGGCCAATTCCACGATCG GCTGGTTATGGAACATTTCTAGCCACAACCCTCAACCTGCCCTTACAAAGCAAGGCTTTGACAGATGCCTACATTGGATTTACCAGTAGAAGACTTTTACAT GAAGGCAGTGGAATGGAGCACAGTGCTTTCGGACAGTGGTTGGGATGGCTTATGGCAGCTATATATATGGGTGGCAGAATCCCTCAAATCTGGTTAAAC ATTAAGAGAGGGAGTGTTGAG GGCTTAAATCCTCTGATGTTTATCTTCGCATTGATGGCAAATCTCACTTATGTGTTAAG TATTCTTGTTAGAACTACCGAATGGGATAGCATCAAAGCTAACATGCCATGGTTGCTAGATGCTGCCGTCTGCGTGGCACTCGACTTATTT ATCATATTGCAGTACATCTATTACAGATACATCCATCAAAAAAGTTGA
- the LOC110670444 gene encoding uncharacterized protein LOC110670444, translating to MASGFGESTSMPPESSTYSGNNANDAGDFECNICFELAQDPIVTLCGHLFCWPCLYRWLHHHSHSHECPVCKALIQEEKLVPLYGRGKMQTDPRAKSYPGIDIPSRPAGHRPETAHPPPPTPPHEGNNFPNYGIGSMGGFVPTMTARIGNFTLSTAFGGLALFPSLFNVQFHGFPDATVYGTTSGFPYGFHAFHGGHVHGFPQPRSRGQHADNVLKNLLLFIGVLVVLALLWW from the coding sequence ATGGCGAGTGGGTTTGGTGAATCAACAAGCATGCCACCTGAAAGTTCAACTTACTCAGGCAATAATGCCAATGATGCTGGTGATTTTGAATGcaatatatgctttgaattagctcAAGATCCAATTGTAACCCTTTGTGGTCACCTCTTCTGTTGGCCTTGCTTGTATAGATGGCTACACCATCATTCGCATTCTCATGAGTGTCCAGTTTGTAAGGCTCTTATACAAGAAGAAAAATTGGTTCCTCTTTATGGCAGAGGCAAAATGCAGACAGATCCACGTGCCAAATCTTATCCAGGCATTGATATTCCTAGTCGCCCAGCTGGGCATAGACCCGAAACGGCCCATCCTCCTCCCCCTACCCCTCCACATGAAGGTAATAACTTCCCGAATTATGGGATTGGATCAATGGGGGGATTTGTACCAACTATGACTGCAAGGATTGGTAACTTTACATTGTCAACTGCTTTTGGTGGTCTTGCTTTATTCCCTTCCTTGTTCAATGTTCAATTTCATGGTTTCCCGGATGCTACAGTATATGGAACGACATCTGGTTTTCCATATGGATTTCATGCATTTCATGGTGGCCATGTACATGGATTCCCCCAGCCAAGGAGTCGAGGGCAGCATGCTGATAATGTTTTGAAGAATCTTCTTTTGTTTATTGGTGTCTTGGTGGTCCTTGCTCTGCTTTGGTGGTAA
- the LOC110637774 gene encoding probable calcium-binding protein CML41, protein MATDIIPKPSKWFSNKSLRLSLHRCRSKSSSTLSSPSSPMSPCTVPQNNYSKENELKEVFRHFDSDGDEKISALELRSYFGSIGEYMSYEEAQAVIEDLDSDGDKLLDFKDFLRLMKREANEEDADLKKAFEMFEMEKGSGCITPKGLQRMLHRLGDAKSYDECVAMIHVFDTDGNGVLDFQEFQQMMS, encoded by the coding sequence ATGGCAACAGATATAATACCAAAACCTTCTAAGTGGTTCTCTAACAAGAGTCTCAGGTTAAGCCTCCATCGTTGCAGGTCAAAGTCTAGTTCAACCCTAAGCTCTCCTTCTTCTCCCATGTCTCCATGCACAGTACCACAAAATAATTACTCGAAAGAAAATGAGCTTAAAGAGGTGTTTCGTCACTTCGATAGCGATGGAGATGAGAAGATCTCAGCCCTAGAGCTTAGGTCTTACTTTGGGTCAATTGGGGAGTACATGTCTTATGAGGAGGCTCAAGCAGTGATAGAAGATCTTGACTCAGATGGGGATAAGTTATTAGACTTCAAAGATTTCTTGAGGCTCATGAAAAGGGAAGCAAATGAAGAAGATGCTGATCTTAAAAAGGCctttgaaatgtttgaaatggagaaGGGATCAGGTTGCATAACCCCAAAGGGCTTGCAGAGAATGCTTCATCGCCTAGGAGATGCAAAATCCTACGATGAATGTGTGGCCATGATCCATGTGTTTGATACTGATGGCAATGGAGTTCTTGATTTTCAAGAATTTCAACAAATGATGTCTTAA
- the LOC110670443 gene encoding probable galacturonosyltransferase-like 1: MPKLPPPPSQHLLSLLLLILCIATTNVAASVSGSQKFKEAPRFYNSPNCPLLSSYDICSPEAVHVAMTLDFSYLRGTMAAILSILQHSSCPENLRFHFVSSPSSASLHAAITSSFPYLRSQIYTFHTSSVSGLISTSIRSALDSPLNYARNYLANLLPPCVQRVIYLDSDIILVDDISVLAATPLGETTVLAAPEYCNANFTSYFTPTFWSNPSLSLIFAGRSACYFNTGVMVIDLERWRQGDYTTKIVEWMELQKRIRIYVLGSLPPFLLVFAGNIAPVDHRWNQHGLGGDNFQGLCRDLHPGPVSLLHWSGKGKPWARLDANRPCPLDALWAPYDLLQTPFALES; the protein is encoded by the coding sequence ATGCCCAAACTTCCGCCACCACCGTCACAGCACCTCCTCTCTCTTCTCCTCCTCATCCTGTGTATCGCTACAACCAATGTCGCCGCCTCGGTCAGCGGTTCTCAAAAATTCAAGGAAGCTCCACGATTCTACAATTCTCCAAACTGCCCACTCCTCTCCTCCTACGACATTTGCTCTCCAGAAGCCGTCCACGTGGCAATGACTCTTGACTTTTCTTACCTCCGTGGCACCATGGCGGCGATTCTGTCCATTCTCCAACACTCCTCCTGCCCGGAAAATCTCCGCTTCCACTTCGTTTCCTCCCCCTCCTCGGCCTCCCTTCACGCCGCTATCACCTCCTCCTTCCCTTACCTCCGCTCTCAAATCTACACTTTCCACACCTCCTCCGTGTCTGGCCTCATCTCCACCTCCATCCGCTCCGCCCTCGACTCCCCTCTCAACTACGCGCGCAATTACCTCGCCAATCTCCTCCCTCCTTGCGTCCAAAGAGTCATATACTTAGACTCGGATATAATTCTAGTAGATGACATTTCGGTGTTAGCTGCCACACCACTCGGCGAAACTACAGTCTTGGCTGCGCCGGAGTACTGTAACGCTAACTTCACCTCTTACTTCACTCCCACGTTCTGGTCGAACCCATCTCTGTCGCTAATATTCGCCGGACGCAGTGCTTGTTATTTTAACACAGGGGTTATGGTGATTGATTTGGAGAGATGGAGACAAGGAGATTACACGACAAAAATCGTTGAATGGATGGAATTACAGAAGAGGATACGGATCTACGTACTGGGTTCGCTGCCACCATTCTTGTTGGTTTTTGCAGGGAATATTGCGCCTGTGGATCACAGGTGGAATCAGCATGGTTTAGGAGGGGACAATTTTCAAGGGCTTTGCAGAGACTTGCATCCTGGACCCGTCAGCCTCTTGCACTGGAGCGGCAAAGGGAAGCCATGGGCTCGCCTCGACGCCAACCGGCCATGTCCTTTGGATGCTCTCTGGGCTCCTTACGATCTGTTGCAGACACCATTCGCTCTTGAATCTTAG